Proteins encoded within one genomic window of Marasmius oreades isolate 03SP1 chromosome 6, whole genome shotgun sequence:
- a CDS encoding uncharacterized protein (antiSMASH:Cluster_6.2) — protein MSFDTFSKIVFPLLFALGLLAIAVAIHSTYKRFARISISSVPGPEPESFVYGNLPELFQSQVGVSDFKWQEQYGGIVRIKGAFGEDRLMVSDSKAMQYIFHTAGYGFLKWPERTEISRVLMGRGLLWADGETHKRQRKAMLPGFGAPESKSFIPIFNKVASDLCSHWIDLIASAPDQTVELNAASWLSRATMDSLGEAAFDYHFGALDQTENELMKAYFGLMSDTLGQPSRKTILMQTLMPVWLLRLRSQFSSSKHLVHARHTAKLASAIAKALIDMKADLLKQGKEGRKDILSLLVKANASENPANRLTEEEMIAQMRTLLLAGHETSATTLTWVLYELARHPEVQRKLREEIRAREASRSGPDFTANDFDNMPYMAAVVKESMRFHPAVYQNYRQAARDDFLPLSKSIVTTSGRVLNELPVGKGTKLVLSIAAYNRNKDVFGEDADVYDPERWFNSGEKKGPTVGVYGNLLTFAGGVRTCIGWRFALYEVQSLLVAIINNFELAPTKDLSRLRREACLVTVPTLEGEEAKGENLPLKVTIAPRD, from the exons ATGAGCTTCGATAC ATTTTCGAAAATCGTCTTTCCCCTA CTTTTTGCCCTTGGGCTGCTAGCGATTGCCGTTGCAATCCACTCCACCTACAAGCGATTCGCACGCATCTCCATTTCTAGTGTTCCTGGACCTGAGCCTGAATCCTTCGTTTACG GTAATCTCCCGGAATTGTTCCAAAGTCAAGTCGGCGTTTCAGACTTCAAATGGCAAGAACAATACGGCGGTATCGTACGTATCAAGGGGGCGTTCGGAGAGGACCGCCTCATGGTCTCTGATTCAAAAGCTATGCAATATATCTTTCACACCGCTG GATATGGATTCCTTAAATGGCCCGAACGCACGGAGATCAGTAGAGTTCTCATGGGCAGAGGTCTCCTCTGGGCTGATG GTGAAACTCACAAACGCCAGAGAAAAGCCATGCTTCCTGGATTTGGAG CGCCCGAATCGAAGTCTTTTATCCCAATTTTCAATAAAGTAGCATCAGAT CTTTGTTCTCATTGGATTGATCTCATCGCAAGTGCCCCTGATCAAACCGTGGAACTGAATGCTGCTTCTTGGCTTTCCAGAGCTACTATGGATTCGTTGGGAGAAG CGGCCTTTGATTATCACTTCGGTGCTCTGGACCAGACCGAAAATGAACTGATGAAAGCTTACTTTGGATTAAT GTCCGACACGCTTGGCCAACCATCAAGGAAAACTATCTTAATGCAGACATTGATGCCTGTTTGGCTCCTCCGACTGAGGTCGCAGTTTTCCAGTAGCAAACACCTTGTCCACGCAAGGCACACCGCAAAACTCGCCAGTGCAATTGCCAAAGCTCTCATTGACATGAAGGCAGACTTGTTGAAACAAGGGAAAGAGGGCCGCAAAGACATTCTCAGTTTACTTG TCAAAGCCAATGCGTCTGAAAACCCTGCGAATCGTCTTACCGAGGAGGAAATGATCGCTCAGATGCGAACCTTGCTTTTAGCAG GTCATGAAACAAGCGCCACGACGCTCACATGGGTTTTGTACGAGCTGGCTCGGCATCCCGAAGTGCAACGCAAGttgcgggaagaaattcgcGCCAGAGAAGCCTCACGTAGCGGCCCAGACTTCACTGCGAATGATTTCGACAACATGCCGTACATGGCAGCGGTGGTCAAG GAGTCTATGCGGTTCCACCCTGCTGTATATCAGAACTATCGGCAAGCTGCACGAGACGATTTCCTACCGCTATCAAAGTCGATTGTCACGACTTCGGGCCGGGTTTTGAACGAGTTGCCTGTAGGAAAGGGCACAAAGCTCGTCCTATCCATTGCTGCGTACAATAG AAACAAAGACGTTTTTGGGGAAGATGCTGACGTCTATGACCCGGAAAGATGGTTCAATTCGGGTGAAAAGAAAGGTCCCACTGTGGGAGTCTATGGCAATCT ACTTACATTTGCAGGGGGGGTGAGAACTTGTATTGGATGGAGATTTGCACTTTATGAAGTTCAGAGCCTGCTGGTTGCAATTATTAATAACTTCGAGCTTGCTCCGACCAAGGACCTATCGCGCCTTCGCAGGGAGGCCTGTTTAGTCACAG TCCCGACTCTTGAAGGCGAGGAAGCGAAGGGCGAGAACCTTCCCTTGAAAGTGACTATCGCTCCTCGCGATTAA
- a CDS encoding uncharacterized protein (antiSMASH:Cluster_6.2): protein MYVSSKGPALDPARALEIMFTRAPRRQFQSLCADVSHRRTEKSVLTIFQRPCRLQSTGTENSTSGTESSSSASENPPTPQDSIFSKTQSPWDHVFKNVPSTPQLLPATLRNPLGGKRPRKQTMTAREISAFEDMFNMIFDAVAEQKIGDSLSSDKPDVGIGKRGGIGDLIGKLRRHSKKMKWTTEEDELLDRKKEEMDLCDTDQQLLDWAMREVFGESEKYEQEAKKAMETVSQEEGNSKLPMHQSPTYPHLLALLMKTFRDKYRDPHLALSIFDHARHLSIASYVFGCSTGVYNELIETRWRCFRDLKGVHDTLEEMSVNGVDFDTNTRKLAERVRREVGERNLWIEEVEVGGNEAWNMLNKIENIVAQSVLKPEHKTKVDEPKSPKWDDWKSQRDDAEDEWEFDLWEKSTPKSRR from the exons ATGTATGTAAGTAGCAAGGGGCCAGCGCTAGATCCAGCCCGAGCGCTTGAAATCATGTTTACTCGTGCACCCAGACGACAGTTTCAGAGCCTATGTGCTGATG TATCGCATCGTCGCACCGAAAAGTCTGTTTTAACAATCTTCCAACGACCGTGTCGTTTGCAAAGTACTGGGACGGAAAACTCAACATCAGGGACGGAATCCTCCAGCTCGGCCTCAGAAAA CCCGCCAACTCCTCAAGACTCTATATTCTCCAAAACACAGTCACCATGGGACCATGTATTCAAAAACGTTCCTAGCACCCCTCAGCTTCTCCCAGCGACTCTGCGCAACCCATTAGGTGGGAAAAGACCCAGGAAACAAACAATGACCGCCCGAGAGATTAGCGCGTTCGAGGACATGTTCAATATGATCTTCGATGCTGTAGCAGAACAGAAGATCGGTGATAGCCTCTCCTCAGATAAACCTGACGTTGGTATCGGAAAACGCGGTGGGATTGGAGACTTGATTGGGAAATTACGACGACACTCCAAAAAGATGAAGTGGACtacagaggaagacgaaTTACTAGACCGCAAGAAGGAAGAAATGGATTTGTGTGATACGGATCAACAATTATTAGATTGGGCAATGCGGGAGGTATTTGGAGAGTCAGAGAAATATGAACAGGAGGCAAAAAAGGCCATGGAAACAGTGTCTCAAGAAGAGGGTAACTCGAAACTACCAATGCATCAGTCTCCCACATATCCCCATCTCCTCGCGCTCCTCATGAAAACTTTCCGGGACAAATATCGTGACCCACATCTGGCTCTTTCCATTTTCGACCACGCACGGCACCTATCCATCGCGTCCTACGTGTTCGGGTGTTCCACGGGCGTGTATAACGAGCTCATTGAAACCCGTTGGAGATGTTTCCGCGATCTCAAGGGCGTTCACGACACTCTCGAGGAGATGTCAGTGAATGGCGTGGACTTTGACACCAATACACGAAAACTAGCTGAAAGAGTCCGCCGGGAGGTCGGAGAACGAAACCTATGGATagaagaggttgaggttggggGAAATGAAGCGTGGAATATGCTGAACAAGATTGAAAATATCGTTGCCCAGTCCGTTCTCAAACCAGAACACAAAACGAAGGTTGACGAGCCTAAATCACCCAAATGGGATGATTGGAAATCGCAGAGAGACGATGCCGAGGATGAGTGGGAATTTGATTTGTGGGAGAAGTCGACACCAAAATCCAGACGATAG
- a CDS encoding uncharacterized protein (antiSMASH:Cluster_6.2), whose amino-acid sequence MDDFPSSSVQPSINQPPSASATSNDKGKAPDLNRRHNESAPQKSSLKSRPSRTSTPAQEHEESKWGSNFWVTLVDPQTRNTFYACPATGQVSWDPPVGNFVLPPSSEGEWWELSDDSRGGMPYYYHTKTGETVWERPDGFVIPLGIIQNTALGRRLSTRASQAFEDLTLSNYTSEKRRQSIEMRKSQSLSPASKYANGNATKKNPVIRRSFSSDQHQTNSLRVQTTAQLPPIPGSPYGTDASSKSSSEKLVPSTPRSGNRPKVNKGSPNGSEGSTNSVTRSRSKSSSYVEHRPQLPQSLTAAVELLSSKSDSGYGSPTGKTSEKSTSMTGMINIHPTSVEGKRTVSKPARIPAPAIPKGRTVSSSSIAGKSISAPILNHAATLDMSPVKNRANGQPIPVEHHMPVHPTPSSSLSTGTYPALPHDLASDIMQFSESEFARQYFSTHRIGFIFRRRVPVAQMMTWQKAPLSSPLLTLNNRALNRDAVKVFKVIQHIMGDRERDRPVGVRLPAEPSSTVHSINGSSTSLSSQFNLVDEERWLLGEGLTHGELRDETYCQVMKQLTKNPNPESIFKGWQLLCVLLITFPPSKNFETYLNSYIQQHTTQHEGRVDIMAKFCLRRLATISKKGPRGKPPTIAEIETASDAAFNPSIFGESLDAIIRLQERTYPQQKVPIILPFLADGILALGGTRSEGIFRVPGDGDSISELKLRIDKGYYNLEGVDDPNTLASLMKLWLRELLDPLVPEEMYNECVTNSQDPDACVHIIQRLPTINRRVVLFVVSFLQLFLEENVQSSTKMTPANLALVMAPNLLRCKSDSMAIVFTNAQYEQIFVYNLLLHLKCGEIDSDYKPVHGLGAVQLTPAPRASKSRTRRYSP is encoded by the exons ATGGACGATTTTCCCTCGTCTTCTGTCCAACCCTCAATCAATCAGCCACCATCAGCATCTGCGACATCGAATGACAAAGGAAAGGCACCCGACTTAAATCGTCGACACAATGAGAGTGCGCCTCAGAAATCATCTCTCAAATCAAGGCCATCGAGAACCTCAACTCCGGCTCAAGAGCATGAGGAAAGTAAATGGGGATCCAATTTCTGGGTGACTTTAGTCGACCCACAG ACACGAAATACATTCTATGCTTGTCCAGCGACTGGCCAAGTGAGTTGGGATCCGCCGGTTGGAAACTTTGT ACTACCTCCCAGTTCAGAGGGTGAATGGTGGGAGTTGAGCGATGATTCTCGTGGCGGTATGCCCTATTACTACCACACTAAAACAGGGGAAACGGTTTGGGAGCGCCCTGACGGGTTTGTTATTCCCCTTGGAATAATACAG AACACAGCACTTGGTCGCCGTTTATCTACCCGCGCTTCACAAGCATTCGAGGACCTAACTCTCAGTAATTACACCTCAGAAAAGCGACGTCAATCCATTGAGATGCGAAAGTCACAATCGCTCTCACCTGCATCGAAGTATGCCAATGGAAACgcgacgaagaagaatccAGTCATTCGCCGATCCTTCTCAAGTGACCAACATCAGACTAATTCCTTGAGAGTGCAGACGACAGCACAACTACCTCCAATCCCAGGTTCGCCTTATGGTACCGATGCTTCGTCAAAATCGTCCTCCGAAAAGTTGGTTCCGTCCACACCCCGATCTGGAAATCGCCCGAAAGTCAACAAGGGAAGCCCCAATGGTTCTGAGGGCAGTACAAATTCTGTCACACGCTCGCGATCGAAGTCGTCGTCTTATGTTGAACATCGACCACAATTACCCCAAAGTCTCACTGCTGCTGTAGAGCTACTGTCTTCTAAGTCTGATAGCGGATACGGTTCACCCACCGGCAAGACCTCTGAGAAGTCAACTAGTATGACAGGGATGATAAATATCCATCCCACCTCTGTGGAAGGCAAGCGCACCGTGTCTAAACCCGCCCGTATACCTGCCCCTGCTATCCCCAAAGGTCGAACAGTTTCCAGTTCGTCCATAGCAGGCAAATCGATCAGCGCCCCAATACTAAATCACG CCGCGACGCTGGATATGAGCCCGGTCAAGAATCGTGCAAATGGCCAACCTATTCCTGTTGAGCATCACATGCCTGTGCATCCGACTCCCAGTTCCTCGCTTAGCACGGG CACGTATCCAGCTTTACCACACGACTTGGCATCCGATATCATGCAGTTCTCGGAGTCAGAGTTTGCAAGGCAGTACTTCTCTACCCATCGCATAGGATTTATCTTTCGGCGAAGAGTTCCGGTTGCACAGATGATGACATGGCAAAAG GCGCCATTGAGCTCACCGTTGTTGACACTGAACAATCGTGCTCTAAATAGAGATGCTGTTAAGGTGTTCAAGGTTATCCAGCATATAATGGGAGACAGAGAACGTGATCGACCAGTAGGCGTTCGGTTACCGGCCGAACCAAGTTCAACCGTTCATTCAATAAACGGGTCATCGACGTCGTTGAGCAGCCAATTCAACTTAGTTGATGAAGAACGATGGTTATTGGGCGAAGGATTGACCCATGGCGAGCTCAGGGATGAGACTTATTGCCAGGTCATGAAACAGCTGACGAAGAACCCCAACCC CGAGAGTATATTCAAAGGTTGGCAGCTCCTATGTGTTCTACTCATTACCTTCCCGCCTTCAAAGAACTTTGAGACGTATCTAAACTCTTACATACAACAACACACCACCCAACACGAAGGACGCGTCGACATCATGGCCAAATTTTGTCTTAGACGTTTAGCGACCATCTCAAAGAAAGGACCCCGAGGCAAACCACCAACAATAGCAGAGATCGAGACTGCATCG GACGCCGCTTTCAATCCATCCATTTTTGGAGAATCCTTAGACGCTATTATTCGTCTTCAGGAACGAACCTACCCACAGCAGAAAGTCCCTATCATCCTACCATTCCTCGCTGACGGCATCCTCGCGTTGGGCGGAACAAGGTCGGAAGGTATTTTCCGGGTCCCAGGAGATGGGGACTCTATTTCCGAGTTGAAGTTGCGCATCGACAAGGGATACTATAATCTCGAAGGGGTTGATGACCCAAATACACTAGCTTCTCTGATGAAGCTATGGTTGCGGGAATTGCTAGACCCGCTAGTTCCGGAGGAAATGTATAACGAATGTGTGACCAATTCGCAAGATCCCGATGCCTGTGTTCATATCATTCAGCGTCTCCCTACGATCAACCGTCGAGTCGTCCTTTTCGTTGTCAGTTTTCTGCAATTATTTTTGGAGGAGAACGTGCAGAGTAGCACCAAGATGACGCCTGCAAACCTCGCACTTGTGATGGCCCCCAATCTTCTTCGTTGCAAATCCGACTCTATGGCTATCGTGTTTACCAATGCCCA ATATGAACAAATCTTTGTATACAACCTGCTACTCCACCTGAAATGCGGTGAAATTGACTCCGATTATAAACCTGTACATGGTCTGGGCGCCGTCCAGCTCACTCCCGCTCCTCGAGCCTCTAAATCCAGAACTCGTCGGTACAGCCCGTAA
- a CDS encoding uncharacterized protein (antiSMASH:Cluster_6.2): MLAIPIYILILYAHDVAYTISRKSLTPTTMVTVAVVAAGAMGSAIGRRLSQHGCTVLTILEGRSDASRRRAADCGMEDVTFSYITEHADYLLSILPPSHAYSFAEHFLHKQTSTAGGLKRDKQDGLIFVDCNAVNPVTVKRIGDLFTGESTRFIDAGIIGGPPFEEYDPTIYASASDKDALEKFGYLSQYGLKISLIRGGNGVGDASALKMSYAGMTKGTTALYVTMILAAQASSPATTEALLHELRASQPEFLKRISRAIPSMLPKAYRWVGEMEEIAGFIESPERETYRGIAKLYQRIERSLEEEEAAGDIAVLKRFAEAASR; encoded by the exons ATGCTGGCCATTCCTATATATATCCTAATATTATATGCACATGATGTTGCTTACACCATATCAAGGAAATCACTCACTCCCACCACGATGGTAACTGTTGCGGTAGTTGCTGCTGGTGCCATGGGATCGGCCATTGGGCGGAGATTGTCGCAACATGGGTGCACGGTTTTGACTATTTTAGAGGGACGTAGTGATGCATCTCGGCGTAGAGCAGCGGATTGTGGGATGGAAGATGTGACTTTTAGTTATATCACGGAACACGCGGACTACCTTCTCAGCATACTACCTCCAAGCCATGCTTATTCATTCGCAGAACACTTCCTTCACAAGCAAACCTCGACGGCGGGGGGACTCAAAAGGGATAAACAGGATGGGCTCATCTTTGTGGACTGTAATGCGGTTAATCCAGTTACAGTCAAGCGAATCGGGGATCTTTTCACTGGAGAATCGACAAGATTCATCGATGCTGGCATCATTGGCGGACCCCCCTTTGAGGAATATGACCCGACCATCTACGCCTCAGCTTCGGATAAGGATGCTTTGGAGAAATTCGGATATCTTTCTCAGTATGGTCTAAAGATCTCTCTGATCAGAGGTGGAAATGGCGTGGGAGACGCAAGTGCTTTGAAGATGTCCTATGCT GGGATGACGAAGGGGACAACAGCGCTTTATGTGACAATGATCCTGGCAGCACAAGCCTCGTCTCCAGCAACCACGGAAGCCCTCTTACACGAGCTTAGAGCTTCTCAACCCGAGTTTCTTAAACGAATTTCGCGTGCTATCCCGTCAATGCTTCCTAAAGCTTACCGGTGGGTTGGAGAAATGGAGGAGATTGCGGGATTCATCGAAAGCCCTGAAAGAGAAACGTATCGGGGGATAGCAAAGCTTTACCAGCGAATAGAGAGGTCCctagaagaggaggaggctgCTGGCGATATCGCCGTGCTCAAAAGATTTGCAGAAGCGGCAAGTAGATAA
- a CDS encoding uncharacterized protein (antiSMASH:Cluster_6.2) has product MPATMLSPQAAVPKPTQTLTGEHHPSSPLRPNAAIFNPILSPRPGGGFGVPPSPRFGVVGGESLDQWFKDLRKYEATLSAMAAASEEPKFREELGTIEQWFTLLTDSEQTASLYTLIQHASQEQLTFLKAVLQQLTDNNVDSRQASPATTRPPLSVRLPGTPRTPGFSLTSALSPATSHNPHTKDLDRAAIAAAAASPVSATEPNSQELFIKPAEEMNWANMVNTPMDLMFQKPQNGAQGILPGMPNMMGMPALNPLVFNQGMMGYSNEAQLLALQLMMSGMTMQPPMAAQTTHNGPKSTSQQRQSQKGQTSGSNNWRSGSNNRTSASKSKDKSSASLSATTTKPEDEVDPELLNDIPAWLKTLRLHKYTDCFKGMTWQEMVVLDEDELEKKGVSALGARRRLTKNFDAVKRKMGMMVDPTPDADADALANAPANPGDITTSTS; this is encoded by the exons ATGCCCGCGACGATGTTGAGTCCTCAAGCAGCCGTCCCAAAACCAACACAGACCTTAACGGGCGAACACCATCCCTCCTCACCTCTTCGCCCTAATGCCGCAATTTTTAACCCAATTCTATCACCACGTCCTGGTGGTGGGTTTGGTGTGCCTCCTTCACCACGGTTTGGGGTTGTAGGAG GTGAAAGTCTTGACCAATGGTTCAAGGATCTGCGAAAGTATGAAGCTACGCTT AGTGCAATGGCGGCCGCCTCAGAGGAGCCGAAGTTTAGAGAAGAGCTGGGCACCATCGAACAAT GGTTTACGCTGCTCACCGACTCTGAACAAACCGCTTCTTTATACACCCTCATTCAACATGCTTCCCAAGAACAACTCACATTCCTCAAAGCTGTACTCCAACAGCTGACGGACAACAATG TTGATTCGAGGCAAGCTTCACCCGCTACGACACGTCCGCCGCTAAGTGTTCGTCTACCGGGAACACCACGGACACCTGGATTTAGTCTCACTTCGGCCCTTTCACCTGCAACCTCCCACAATCCTCACACCAAAGATCTCGATAGGGCGGCTATAGCAGCGGCAGCGGCCTCTCCAGTGTCGGCTACCGAACCCAACAGCCAGGAACTATTCATTAAACCCGCGGAGGAAATGAACTGGGCGAACATGGTCAACACACCGATGGATTTGATGTTCCAAAAACCTCAAAATGGAGCACAAGGTATCCTTCCCGGGATGCCCAACATGATGGGAATGCCAGCATTAAACCCCCTTGTGTTCAATCAAGGAATGATGGGATATTCGAACGAAGCTCAACTTTTGGCCCTCCAGTTGATGATGAGTGGTATGACCATGCAGCCCCCGATGGCAGCGCAAACTACCCACAACGGCCCGAAATCGACATCCCAACAACGACAATCTCAGAAAGGTCAAACGTCTGGGTCGAATAACTGGAGGTCGGGGTCAAATAACCGTACTTCCGCTTCGAAATCCAAAGACAAAAGTTCCGCTTCTTTGTCTGCCACCACGACCAAGCCCGAGGATGAAGTGGATCCAGAGCTCTTGAATGACATTCCAGCGTGGCTAAAAACGTTACGGTTGCATAAATACACGGATTGTTTCAAGGGCATGACGTGGCAAGAAATGGTTGTACTCGACGAGGATGAATTGGAAAAGAAAGGGGTTTCAGCCTTGGGTGCACGTCGGAGATTGACCAAGAATTTCGATGCTGTGAAGAGGAAAATGGGGATGATGGTCGACCCAACACCAGATGCAGATGCAGATGCACTGGCCAACGCACCAGCAAACCCCGGAGACATTACAACGAGTACGTCGTGA
- a CDS encoding uncharacterized protein (antiSMASH:Cluster_6.2), producing the protein MPSSQLSYYYWQQAAWLALGSHTIYLAPAIEIEAPQTACPSVIPGEKFLVYHTHSGFHNQRIALENAITLSHLLNRTLIMSPIRLGKPIRYCNFRSLYNHLQLSDKVGLEHCARLSSDSSLPPECFVYFDYTHIPWSWLVDFASIQSRHKVLIRGNHTDRWVYGCLGIAESDVLTLEESSRYQYRFTDSPNAATGPSDKFSETVSIPKLRATQESLLHLGTLFGTSRLLLEDEESARIRRRIREGMTFTNPLLIEISRSIEELLGSHFIGVHVRLGDGGFLESGEGNTRSIWWTLVHEVLKLTVNDAIALEASKPLYSSPPVLAPYTVNTNPASRFSAPRLQCYDRLHTVSQLNPLNTPLYLATDARHPRDDPSLMIFFKTFPCTFTLADMVDQLAPLNDLVNGADGLKLKPFLLPFVDAMVLSRAWNVVGTTSSTFSAFVVDVLWPRFHGFDVRERG; encoded by the exons ATGCCTTCTTCACAGCTCTCTTACTACTACTGGCAACAGGCTGCGTGGTTAGCTTTGGGATCGCATACTATCTATTTAGCACCAG CCATCGAAATTGAAGCACCTCAAACCGCGTGTCCAAGTGTAATTCCTGGCGAAAAGTTCCTTGTTTATCACACTCATAGCGGTTTTCATAACCAACGCATTGCTTTGGAGAACGCCATTACCCTCTCTCATTTGTTGAATCGTACTTTAATCATGTCCCCTATTCGTCTCGGCAAACCAATACGTTATTGCAACTTCCGTTCCCTATACAATCATCTTCAACTCTCAGACAAAGTTGGCCTTGAACACTGTGCACGACTATCCTCGgattcctcccttcctcctGAATGCTTTGTCTACTTCGACTACACGCATATTCCATGGAGTTGGCTCGTGGATTTTGCTAGCATACAATCACGCCATAAAGTCCTAATTCGAGGAAATCACACTGATCGATGGGTTTACGGATGTCTTGGGatagcagaatcggatgtctTGACGCTTGAAGAGTCGAGCCGCTACCAATACCGTTTCACCGACTCCCCAAACGCAGCTACAGGTCCTTCCGACAAATTCTCTGAAACCGTCTCCATACCCAAACTACGAGCTACCCAGGAGTCGCTTCTGCATCTCGGGACGCTATTTGGCACTTCTCGGCTTCTTCTCGAAGATGAGGAAAGCGCTCGAATCCGACGCAGAATCAGGGAGGGTATGACATTCACGAATCCCCTGCTCATTGAGATATCGAGATCTATTGAAGAACTTCTAGGCAGTCACTTCATTGGCGTGCACGTACGACTTGGCGATGGAGGGTTCTTGGAGAGTGGAGAAGGCAATACGCGTTCCATCTGGTGGACACTGGTGCATGAGGTACTCAAACTCACTGTGAATGATGCCATTGCTCTCGAAGCTTCAAAGCCTCTCTACTCTTCACCACCCGTTCTTGCCCCCTACACAGTCAATACAAATCCTGCTTCACGCTTTAGTGCCCCTCGACTTCAATGTTATGATCGACTACATACTGTTTCGCAACTCAATCCTTTGAACACACCGCTTTACTTGGCGACCGACGCCAGACACCCTCGAGATGACCCTTCGCTCATGATCTTCTTCAAGACTTTCCCCTGCACTTTTACCCTTGCGGACATGGTTGACCAGCTTGCCCCCTTGAATGACCTCGTAAACGGTGCTGACGGCCTGAAGTTAAAGCCATTTCTGTTACCATTTGTTGATGCGATGGTGCTAAGCAGAGCGTGGAATGTGGTAGGGACAACGTCTAGTACATTCAGCGCATTCGTTGTGGACGTGCTGTGGCCGAGATTTCACGGTTTTGATGTCAGGGAGAGAGGCTAA
- a CDS encoding uncharacterized protein (antiSMASH:Cluster_6.2) has translation MLGPHGITSRPREASASPSVSLEKGRYRMRVPSQRLLPIRPATLRNSDPRSRPQSSTRNNAFFTALLLLLATGCVVSFGIAYYLFSTRWGTPDLPSSSSSTDEPPQPQAIEIEAPQTACPSVIPGEKFLVYHTHSGFHNQRIALENAITLSHLLNRTLIMSPIRLGKPIRYCNFRSLYNHLQLSDKVGLEHCARLSSDSSLPPECFVYFDYTHIPWSWLVDFASIQSRHKVLIRGNHTDRWVYGCLGIAESDVLTLEESSRYQYRFTDSPNAATGPSDKFSETVSIPKLRATQESLLHLGTLFGTSRLLLEDEESARIRRRIREGMTFTNPLLIEISRSIEELLGSHFIGVHVRLGDGGFLESGEGNTRSIWWTLVHEVLKLTVNDAIALEASKPLYSSPPVLAPYTVNTNPASRFSAPRLQCYDRLHTVSQLNPLNTPLYLATDARHPRDDPSLMIFFKTFPCTFTLADMVDQLAPLNDLVNGADGLKLKPFLLPFVDAMVLSRAWNVVGTTSSTFSAFVVDVLWPRFHGFDVRERG, from the coding sequence ATGTTAGGGCCACACGGAATCACATCTCGCCCTCGCGAAGCCAGCGCTTCGCCGTCGGTCTCTCTCGAGAAAGGAAGATATCGGATGCGCGTACCTTCACAACGTCTACTCCCCATTAGACCTGCGACCCTTCGGAATAGCGACCCTCGCTCTCGTCCCCAGAGCTCGACCCGAAACAATGCCTTCTTCACAGCTCTCTTACTACTACTGGCAACAGGCTGCGTGGTTAGCTTTGGGATCGCATACTATCTATTTAGCACCAGGTGGGGAACTCCAGATCTCCCTTCTAGTTCGAGTTCCACTGATGAACCACCTCAACCTCAAGCCATCGAAATTGAAGCACCTCAAACCGCGTGTCCAAGTGTAATTCCTGGCGAAAAGTTCCTTGTTTATCACACTCATAGCGGTTTTCATAACCAACGCATTGCTTTGGAGAACGCCATTACCCTCTCTCATTTGTTGAATCGTACTTTAATCATGTCCCCTATTCGTCTCGGCAAACCAATACGTTATTGCAACTTCCGTTCCCTATACAATCATCTTCAACTCTCAGACAAAGTTGGCCTTGAACACTGTGCACGACTATCCTCGgattcctcccttcctcctGAATGCTTTGTCTACTTCGACTACACGCATATTCCATGGAGTTGGCTCGTGGATTTTGCTAGCATACAATCACGCCATAAAGTCCTAATTCGAGGAAATCACACTGATCGATGGGTTTACGGATGTCTTGGGatagcagaatcggatgtctTGACGCTTGAAGAGTCGAGCCGCTACCAATACCGTTTCACCGACTCCCCAAACGCAGCTACAGGTCCTTCCGACAAATTCTCTGAAACCGTCTCCATACCCAAACTACGAGCTACCCAGGAGTCGCTTCTGCATCTCGGGACGCTATTTGGCACTTCTCGGCTTCTTCTCGAAGATGAGGAAAGCGCTCGAATCCGACGCAGAATCAGGGAGGGTATGACATTCACGAATCCCCTGCTCATTGAGATATCGAGATCTATTGAAGAACTTCTAGGCAGTCACTTCATTGGCGTGCACGTACGACTTGGCGATGGAGGGTTCTTGGAGAGTGGAGAAGGCAATACGCGTTCCATCTGGTGGACACTGGTGCATGAGGTACTCAAACTCACTGTGAATGATGCCATTGCTCTCGAAGCTTCAAAGCCTCTCTACTCTTCACCACCCGTTCTTGCCCCCTACACAGTCAATACAAATCCTGCTTCACGCTTTAGTGCCCCTCGACTTCAATGTTATGATCGACTACATACTGTTTCGCAACTCAATCCTTTGAACACACCGCTTTACTTGGCGACCGACGCCAGACACCCTCGAGATGACCCTTCGCTCATGATCTTCTTCAAGACTTTCCCCTGCACTTTTACCCTTGCGGACATGGTTGACCAGCTTGCCCCCTTGAATGACCTCGTAAACGGTGCTGACGGCCTGAAGTTAAAGCCATTTCTGTTACCATTTGTTGATGCGATGGTGCTAAGCAGAGCGTGGAATGTGGTAGGGACAACGTCTAGTACATTCAGCGCATTCGTTGTGGACGTGCTGTGGCCGAGATTTCACGGTTTTGATGTCAGGGAGAGAGGCTAA